The proteins below are encoded in one region of Phaseolus vulgaris cultivar G19833 chromosome 1, P. vulgaris v2.0, whole genome shotgun sequence:
- the LOC137814166 gene encoding pterocarpan synthase 1-like produces MANFKAFFGPLILSFLFTSLVSATFYQNISPDQLRSREKLTHIRFYFHELITNEKPSLIIIDPPKIMSNSPLPFGSMVVIEDPLTIGPDVESRQIGKAQGFYLSATQRAGLDLEIVMGMTLTFFEGEFNGSTLSLLGRNEIINPVREMPIIGGTGAFRFARGFVLARSVKVDYNKGDATVEYNVYVYHYPSTTSSSHHHFNEGLHFMTDPILNKI; encoded by the coding sequence ATGGCTAATTTCAAAGCTTTTTTTGGTCCTCTAATCCTTTCCTTCCTTTTCACTTCGCTAGTTTCTGCCACCTTCTACCAAAATATTTCTCCCGATCAGTTACGTTCTCGTGAGAAGCTCACACACATTCGCTTCTACTTTCATGAACTTATTACAAACGAGAAACCCTCCCTCATCATAATCGACCCTCCTAAGATTATGTCTAACTCTCCTCTTCCATTCGGGTCCATGGTGGTGATTGAGGACCCATTGACGATTGGACCTGATGTTGAGTCGAGACAGATAGGAAAAGCTCAAGGATTTTACCTATCTGCGACCCAAAGAGCTGGTTTGGATTTGGAAATAGTAATGGGGATGACCTTGACATTCTTTGAAGGAGAGTTCAATGGTAGCACTTTGAGTTTGTTAGGGAGGAATGAGATCATTAATCCAGTGAGGGAGATGCCAATTATTGGTGGCACAGGTGCTTTCCGCTTCGCTCGTGGCTTTGTTCTAGCTCGCAGTGTCAAGGTTGATTACAACAAAGGTGATGCCACTGTGGAATACAATGTCTACGTCTACCATTATCCCTCTACCACCTCTTCTTCTCATCACCATTTCAACGAGGGACTGCACTTCATGACTGATCCTATTCTTAACAAAATATAA